The following coding sequences lie in one Sinorhizobium fredii USDA 257 genomic window:
- a CDS encoding SCO family protein has product MKSIRIALWAAILVMVALLGWLTYDMTQSKQQASAGPFGVPFTLVAQNGQPITEKAFAGKPTALFFGFTHCPEVCPTTLFELNGWLEKVDPEGKSLQAYFITVDPERDTPEILGQYVSNVSKRITGISGPPDKVLDMVKGYRVYYKKVPVDEAKPDGDYTMDHTASVFLLDADGKFRGTISYGENPETAVTKLENLVKS; this is encoded by the coding sequence ATGAAGTCAATACGCATCGCCCTTTGGGCAGCCATCCTCGTCATGGTGGCCCTCCTGGGTTGGCTCACCTACGACATGACCCAGTCGAAACAACAGGCGTCTGCCGGCCCCTTCGGCGTGCCCTTCACACTGGTCGCCCAGAACGGTCAGCCGATCACCGAGAAGGCGTTCGCCGGCAAGCCGACCGCCCTCTTCTTCGGCTTCACCCATTGCCCGGAAGTCTGCCCGACAACGCTGTTCGAATTGAATGGCTGGCTTGAAAAGGTCGATCCCGAGGGCAAGAGCCTGCAGGCCTATTTCATCACGGTCGATCCGGAACGCGATACGCCGGAAATCCTCGGTCAGTACGTCTCCAACGTGTCGAAACGCATCACCGGCATTTCCGGCCCGCCGGACAAGGTGCTGGACATGGTCAAAGGCTACCGGGTCTACTACAAGAAAGTCCCGGTCGACGAAGCCAAGCCCGACGGCGACTACACCATGGACCATACGGCCTCGGTCTTCCTGCTCGACGCCGACGGAAAGTTCCGCGGCACGATCTCCTATGGCGAAAACCCCGAGACGGCCGTCACGAAGCTTGAAAATCTCGTAAAGAGCTGA
- a CDS encoding methyl-accepting chemotaxis protein, translating to MITSPSEKRTLSVSQRLATLAAAAFLGFGSLLGVGFYQNSRSEVALQKAIVAEDGMKTAGAMRFASIGLVLIAMDSIIDRDERKIQPERAAQIKASLELLDAKTPELEILARLLGKSELLASFESDLAALRKAIEVDLKGLVEAGAPAGDFARLDDAIDGGGERMNSLLTEITNAAASLATERTEEARVASSNALILQTVVGFLAMGGMLALIWFHGNALRRGILGLRDSMRRIHSGDLTSAVAALDRGDEIGEMARSVDLFRTAATEKRSLEQHAAASRDEMEKDRERQAVEREQVVGRIKAAADALGRALNQLAEGNLAVAIREPFEEGLDTLRRDFNNTVERLSHVLSNVKENVVSIDSNGRQMRSAADDLARRTERQAASLEQTSAALEEITVTVKTATDRAEEASRMVGETRVNAEESGRIVGEAISAMARIEGASNEIGKIINVIDEIAFQTNLLALNAGVEAARAGEAGKGFAVVAQEVRELAQRAAGAAKDIKALVSRSGTEVETGVKLVQATGDALGRIGANVVRINEHMSSIVQAAREQSTGLNEINAAVSQLDQMTQQNAAMVEQTNAASHTLAQDAEKLSDLLSQFRNGRVSETAMRVAAPATAAPSIKPSPARSNAQPGASKAVAAKSVALRQPAAAQASARPAPSPAKALMGKLAGAFGNTSASVPSVTASGDNWEEF from the coding sequence ATGATCACTTCTCCTTCTGAAAAGCGCACCCTCTCGGTCAGCCAGCGGCTGGCGACGCTCGCGGCTGCGGCCTTCCTCGGCTTTGGCTCCCTGCTTGGAGTCGGATTTTACCAGAATAGCCGCTCGGAAGTTGCGCTCCAGAAGGCAATCGTCGCAGAGGACGGCATGAAAACGGCCGGGGCAATGCGGTTTGCGAGCATAGGGTTGGTGCTGATCGCGATGGATTCGATCATCGATCGCGACGAGCGCAAGATCCAGCCGGAACGGGCAGCACAGATAAAAGCGTCTCTCGAACTGCTCGACGCGAAGACGCCAGAACTTGAAATCCTGGCGCGGCTGCTCGGCAAGTCCGAGCTTCTCGCGAGCTTCGAATCCGATCTCGCCGCACTGCGCAAGGCGATCGAAGTGGACCTGAAAGGATTGGTGGAGGCGGGTGCGCCGGCGGGGGATTTCGCTCGTCTGGACGACGCGATCGACGGCGGCGGCGAGCGCATGAATTCCCTGCTGACGGAAATCACGAACGCCGCGGCCAGCCTCGCCACGGAGCGGACCGAGGAGGCGCGGGTCGCCTCGAGCAACGCACTCATTTTGCAAACGGTCGTCGGTTTCCTGGCCATGGGTGGCATGCTGGCGCTGATCTGGTTCCACGGAAACGCGCTTCGCCGCGGGATCCTTGGCCTGCGCGACAGCATGCGGCGCATCCATTCGGGCGACCTCACATCGGCCGTGGCAGCCCTCGATCGTGGCGACGAGATCGGCGAGATGGCCCGCTCGGTGGACCTGTTCCGGACCGCGGCGACGGAAAAGCGCTCCCTCGAACAGCATGCCGCCGCAAGCCGAGACGAGATGGAAAAGGACCGCGAGCGCCAGGCCGTCGAGCGAGAGCAGGTGGTCGGTCGCATAAAGGCCGCAGCGGATGCTCTCGGCCGGGCGCTCAATCAGCTTGCCGAAGGCAATCTCGCAGTCGCGATTCGCGAGCCTTTCGAGGAGGGGCTCGACACGTTGCGCCGCGACTTCAACAACACGGTCGAACGGCTCAGCCATGTTCTGAGCAATGTGAAGGAGAATGTGGTCTCGATTGACTCCAACGGCCGACAGATGCGCAGCGCCGCCGACGACCTGGCGCGCCGGACGGAAAGGCAGGCGGCATCGCTTGAGCAGACGTCGGCAGCATTGGAAGAGATCACAGTTACCGTCAAAACGGCGACCGACCGCGCCGAAGAGGCAAGTCGTATGGTCGGCGAGACGCGCGTCAACGCCGAGGAATCGGGCCGTATCGTCGGTGAGGCCATCTCCGCCATGGCTCGTATCGAGGGGGCATCCAACGAGATCGGCAAGATCATCAACGTCATCGACGAAATTGCCTTCCAGACCAATCTCCTGGCGCTGAACGCCGGCGTCGAGGCCGCGCGGGCCGGCGAGGCTGGCAAGGGCTTCGCCGTTGTCGCCCAGGAAGTCCGTGAACTCGCGCAACGTGCGGCGGGTGCCGCGAAGGACATCAAGGCGCTGGTGTCGCGCTCAGGCACCGAGGTCGAAACCGGCGTCAAGCTGGTCCAGGCGACCGGCGACGCGCTCGGACGCATCGGCGCAAATGTCGTGCGCATCAACGAACATATGAGCTCTATCGTGCAGGCGGCGCGCGAGCAGTCGACCGGGCTCAACGAGATCAATGCCGCAGTCAGCCAACTCGACCAGATGACGCAGCAGAACGCCGCAATGGTCGAACAGACCAATGCGGCGAGCCATACCCTCGCACAGGATGCTGAGAAGCTCAGCGATCTTCTCAGCCAATTCCGCAACGGACGGGTCAGCGAGACGGCAATGCGGGTTGCCGCTCCAGCGACGGCAGCGCCGTCGATCAAGCCAAGCCCGGCAAGGTCGAACGCTCAACCCGGCGCAAGCAAGGCAGTGGCCGCAAAGTCCGTTGCGCTTCGTCAGCCGGCGGCAGCGCAGGCATCCGCCCGTCCGGCTCCATCTCCCGCCAAGGCTCTCATGGGCAAGCTGGCGGGCGCTTTCGGCAACACATCGGCCTCCGTGCCCTCCGTCACGGCCTCCGGTGACAATTGGGAAGAATTCTGA
- a CDS encoding aminopeptidase P family protein, which yields MFQSFEVTSTPQFGKERATALRAAFAPLGIDGFLVPRADEFQGEYVPASSERLSWLTGFTGSAGVALITQREAIVFVDGRYVTQLKEQVDGNVFTGGDLVGEPAHVWLEAHAPKGFRLGVDPWLHTAAEVRRLEKALATIGGALVVLDHNPLDWLWTARPAAPLGRVTIQPIEHAGQLAKDKIAAIAETVAKAKAAAVVLTDPSSVAWTFNIRGSDVPHTPHPLARAVIHANGRAELFLDKRKTGIEQEAYLTQLADIVPPGNFDERLASLASDGAAIMIDPDLAPFAIGELIRSKGGSVIEAADPARLPRARKNAAEITGSLRAHLQDGAAMVEFLAWLDRSEPGSVTEIGAAEKLEAVRATVGERMQNPLKDISFDTIAGAGSHAAIMHYRVTTDTDRPIEAGTMFLIDSGAQYVNGTTDITRTVAIGSVPEEQKRFFTLVLKGMIAISTARFPKGSRGVDLDPLARIALWKAGADYAHGTGHGVGSYLSVHEGPQRIARLATQELLPGMMLSNEPGYYRPGAFGIRIENLVVVREASEIQGGDQPMLGFDTLTYCPIDRRLVLPALLTEEELGWLNDYHAETREKLLPLIADDETRDWLKAATEPGSR from the coding sequence ATGTTTCAGTCCTTCGAAGTCACCTCCACGCCCCAGTTCGGCAAGGAGCGGGCCACCGCCTTGCGTGCCGCTTTCGCGCCGCTCGGGATCGACGGGTTCCTCGTACCGCGGGCCGATGAGTTTCAGGGCGAATATGTGCCGGCCTCGTCCGAACGGCTCTCCTGGCTGACCGGCTTCACCGGATCGGCAGGTGTCGCCCTCATCACGCAGCGTGAAGCAATTGTCTTCGTCGACGGCCGCTACGTGACCCAGTTGAAGGAGCAGGTGGACGGCAACGTCTTTACCGGCGGCGACCTCGTCGGCGAGCCGGCGCATGTCTGGCTGGAGGCGCACGCACCGAAAGGTTTCCGTCTCGGCGTCGATCCCTGGCTGCACACCGCGGCCGAAGTCCGCCGTCTCGAAAAGGCGCTTGCGACAATCGGCGGCGCGCTCGTCGTTCTCGACCACAATCCGCTCGACTGGCTCTGGACTGCCAGGCCTGCGGCTCCCCTCGGCCGCGTCACCATCCAGCCGATCGAGCATGCGGGACAATTGGCAAAGGACAAGATCGCCGCGATTGCCGAGACCGTCGCAAAGGCCAAGGCGGCCGCCGTGGTGTTGACCGACCCCTCCTCCGTCGCCTGGACCTTCAATATCCGTGGTAGCGACGTGCCGCACACGCCGCATCCGCTGGCGCGGGCCGTCATTCATGCGAATGGCCGCGCCGAGCTTTTCCTCGACAAGCGCAAGACCGGCATCGAACAGGAAGCTTACCTGACCCAGCTTGCGGATATCGTGCCCCCCGGGAATTTCGACGAACGGCTGGCATCCCTCGCCTCGGACGGCGCCGCGATCATGATCGATCCGGATCTCGCTCCCTTCGCAATCGGCGAACTGATCCGCTCCAAGGGCGGCTCCGTCATCGAGGCCGCCGATCCCGCGCGCCTGCCCCGCGCACGCAAGAACGCCGCAGAGATCACCGGTTCGCTGCGCGCGCATCTGCAGGACGGCGCGGCGATGGTCGAATTCCTCGCCTGGCTCGACAGAAGCGAGCCCGGCAGCGTGACGGAGATCGGCGCGGCGGAGAAACTGGAGGCAGTGCGCGCCACGGTCGGCGAGCGCATGCAGAACCCGTTGAAGGACATTTCCTTCGACACCATCGCAGGCGCAGGCTCGCACGCCGCGATCATGCATTACCGCGTCACCACGGATACCGACCGGCCGATCGAGGCGGGGACCATGTTCCTCATCGACTCGGGCGCACAATACGTCAATGGCACGACCGACATCACCCGCACCGTTGCAATCGGCAGCGTGCCGGAGGAGCAGAAACGCTTCTTCACCCTGGTGCTGAAGGGCATGATCGCGATCAGCACTGCACGATTTCCCAAGGGCTCTCGCGGCGTCGATCTCGATCCGCTCGCCCGCATCGCGCTCTGGAAGGCCGGTGCCGACTATGCGCACGGGACCGGCCACGGAGTCGGCTCCTACCTTTCGGTCCATGAGGGCCCGCAACGGATCGCCCGGCTTGCCACCCAGGAACTGCTGCCCGGCATGATGCTTTCCAACGAGCCAGGCTATTACCGTCCAGGCGCCTTCGGCATCCGCATCGAAAACCTAGTCGTCGTCCGGGAAGCCTCGGAAATCCAAGGCGGCGATCAGCCGATGCTCGGCTTCGACACGCTGACCTACTGCCCGATCGATCGCCGGCTCGTCCTGCCGGCTCTTTTGACGGAAGAGGAACTCGGCTGGCTGAACGACTACCACGCCGAGACCCGGGAAAAGCTGCTGCCGCTCATCGCCGATGATGAAACGCGCGACTGGCTGAAGGCCGCAACGGAACCGGGTTCACGCTGA
- a CDS encoding chemotaxis protein CheW codes for MSNAIKQSGAYLEIVSFHLGDQEFCIDIMAIREIRGWAPVTPMPHTPPYVLGLINLRGAVIPVIDMACRLGMKMTEPSERSAIIVTDIAGKLVGLLVEQVSDMMTIRSEDLQPAPEIIPEAQRAFCRGIVALEKSMVCFLNLDTVIAEELSQAA; via the coding sequence ATGAGCAACGCAATCAAGCAGTCTGGCGCCTATCTCGAAATCGTCTCCTTCCACCTCGGAGACCAGGAATTCTGCATCGATATCATGGCGATCCGCGAAATTCGCGGCTGGGCACCGGTGACGCCGATGCCGCACACGCCGCCCTACGTGCTCGGTCTCATCAACCTCCGCGGCGCGGTGATCCCCGTCATCGACATGGCGTGCCGCCTCGGCATGAAGATGACCGAGCCGTCGGAACGTTCGGCGATCATCGTCACCGACATCGCCGGCAAGCTCGTCGGCCTTCTGGTCGAGCAGGTTTCGGACATGATGACGATCCGCAGCGAAGACCTGCAGCCGGCGCCGGAAATCATCCCCGAAGCCCAGCGCGCCTTCTGCCGCGGCATCGTCGCGCTCGAGAAATCGATGGTCTGCTTCCTCAACCTCGATACCGTCATTGCCGAGGAACTGTCCCAGGCCGCATAG
- a CDS encoding GNAT family N-acetyltransferase, with amino-acid sequence MSVNLSIRPLVRSDYDQWLLLWEGYNAFYGRSGESALAQDITYMTWSRFFDAYEPMHALVAESKGRLVGLTHFIFHRTTTAIQPNCYLQDLFINEAARGSGVGEALINGVFEAARRAGTSRVYWLTHETNLKAMRLYDKVAEKSGFVMYRMVI; translated from the coding sequence ATGAGCGTAAACCTATCCATCCGCCCGCTCGTCCGGAGCGATTACGACCAGTGGCTGCTGCTTTGGGAAGGCTACAACGCCTTTTACGGACGCTCGGGCGAAAGCGCTCTCGCTCAGGACATCACCTACATGACCTGGTCGCGCTTCTTCGATGCCTATGAACCAATGCATGCCCTGGTTGCCGAGAGCAAGGGCCGGCTGGTCGGGCTCACGCACTTCATCTTTCACCGTACCACCACGGCAATCCAGCCGAATTGCTATCTCCAGGACCTCTTCATCAACGAGGCGGCGCGCGGCAGCGGGGTCGGGGAGGCGCTGATCAACGGGGTCTTCGAAGCGGCAAGACGAGCCGGCACGTCGCGCGTCTACTGGCTGACCCACGAGACGAACCTCAAGGCGATGCGCCTCTACGACAAGGTCGCCGAGAAGTCCGGCTTCGTGATGTATCGGATGGTGATTTGA
- a CDS encoding AzlC family ABC transporter permease — protein sequence MDRNEFRQGLRGGFPIMVAASPFGALFGALAVDNGFTIADAVFMSAMVYAGASQMVGIELFGNNVQPWLVVLSVFAVNFRHVLYSASIARHIRHFTLVQKFFAFFLLIDPQYAESERRAEHGLPVSFSWYLGFGLVIYFPWLINTAIGAAFGQLIGDPKAIGLDVLLPIYFLGLVLGFRKRDRFLPVVAASSVASVAAMHFVGSPWHVSIGALAGVLLAACLPLEREPREMHAVEKGA from the coding sequence ATGGACAGAAACGAGTTCCGTCAGGGGCTTCGCGGCGGCTTCCCGATCATGGTGGCGGCATCGCCTTTCGGCGCTCTGTTCGGGGCGCTGGCCGTCGACAACGGTTTCACCATCGCCGATGCGGTGTTCATGAGCGCCATGGTCTATGCCGGCGCCAGCCAAATGGTCGGCATCGAGCTGTTCGGCAACAATGTCCAGCCCTGGTTAGTGGTGCTTTCGGTTTTCGCCGTCAATTTCCGCCACGTGCTCTATTCGGCTTCTATCGCCAGGCACATCCGCCACTTCACGCTGGTCCAGAAGTTCTTCGCCTTCTTCCTCCTGATCGATCCGCAATATGCGGAGAGCGAAAGGCGGGCCGAGCATGGCCTCCCGGTCAGCTTTTCCTGGTATCTCGGCTTCGGCCTAGTCATCTATTTCCCCTGGCTTATCAATACAGCAATCGGTGCAGCCTTCGGGCAATTGATCGGCGATCCGAAGGCGATCGGCCTCGACGTGCTGCTGCCCATCTATTTCCTCGGACTGGTGCTCGGCTTCCGCAAGCGCGACCGCTTCCTGCCCGTTGTCGCAGCCAGCTCGGTCGCCTCGGTTGCTGCCATGCATTTCGTCGGTTCGCCCTGGCATGTCAGCATCGGCGCGCTTGCCGGCGTCCTGCTCGCCGCCTGCTTGCCGCTGGAACGGGAGCCGCGTGAGATGCATGCCGTGGAAAAGGGGGCCTGA
- a CDS encoding AzlD family protein: MDAEHLNLIYLIIAAAVATFATRVGGYVLITQFKQIPPRLEAALNAVPAAVLTTLVAPAFVYGGFDVAASMFVAFAAGLRFSTLRMLLVGWVAVMVVRHLIL; encoded by the coding sequence TTGGACGCTGAGCATCTCAACCTGATCTATCTGATCATCGCCGCGGCGGTCGCCACCTTCGCCACCCGGGTCGGCGGCTATGTGCTGATCACGCAGTTCAAGCAGATCCCGCCACGCCTCGAGGCGGCGCTGAACGCCGTTCCGGCCGCCGTGCTGACGACACTTGTGGCACCGGCCTTCGTCTATGGCGGCTTCGACGTCGCCGCTTCGATGTTTGTCGCCTTTGCGGCCGGGCTCCGCTTCTCGACGCTCCGGATGCTGCTCGTCGGCTGGGTTGCGGTGATGGTGGTCCGGCATCTGATCCTGTAG
- a CDS encoding 50S ribosomal protein L11 methyltransferase, whose protein sequence is MSEIRLFVTTTETQAGAVLDVMSVNFEDEGYAVATMEIDEKRDVWEASVYMMADEEASVRARLADALAADFSHLPIEREVLPEIDWIARSLEGLAPVRAGRFVVHGSHDRDKVKTGEIAIEIDAGQAFGTGHHGTTAGCLEMLAGVARSRRIGNVLDLGTGSGVLAIAAWKLLRVPGLATDIDAIATRVASENARRNGVVAGLTFATAPGFHSTAFGAHGPFDLVIANILARPLMKMAPQLVANLAPGGSVILSGILAEQRWKVLAAYNAQRLKHVRTIWRNGWVTIHLTK, encoded by the coding sequence TTGAGCGAGATACGTCTTTTCGTCACCACCACCGAGACGCAGGCGGGAGCCGTTCTCGACGTCATGAGCGTGAACTTCGAAGACGAGGGTTACGCGGTCGCGACCATGGAGATCGACGAGAAGCGCGACGTCTGGGAAGCCTCTGTCTATATGATGGCGGACGAAGAGGCGAGTGTGAGGGCCCGCCTTGCCGATGCGCTCGCCGCCGATTTTTCCCACCTTCCCATCGAGCGTGAGGTCCTGCCGGAGATCGACTGGATTGCCAGGTCGCTGGAGGGCCTCGCCCCGGTGCGCGCCGGCCGTTTCGTCGTCCACGGCTCCCATGACCGGGACAAGGTGAAGACCGGCGAGATCGCCATCGAAATCGATGCGGGTCAGGCCTTCGGGACCGGCCATCACGGCACGACCGCCGGCTGCCTGGAAATGCTTGCCGGCGTGGCACGCTCGCGCCGTATCGGCAACGTCCTCGACCTCGGCACCGGGAGCGGCGTGCTGGCGATTGCCGCCTGGAAGCTCCTGCGTGTGCCGGGGCTTGCGACCGATATCGATGCGATCGCGACCCGCGTCGCCAGCGAGAATGCGCGCCGCAACGGCGTCGTCGCCGGCCTGACCTTTGCTACCGCGCCCGGCTTTCATTCGACCGCCTTCGGCGCGCATGGTCCTTTCGATCTCGTCATTGCCAATATTCTGGCGCGGCCGCTGATGAAGATGGCGCCCCAACTCGTCGCCAATCTCGCGCCCGGCGGCTCGGTCATCCTTTCCGGCATCCTCGCCGAACAGCGCTGGAAGGTGCTTGCAGCTTATAACGCCCAGCGGCTCAAGCATGTGCGGACGATCTGGAGAAACGGCTGGGTGACGATCCACCTGACGAAATAG
- a CDS encoding phosphoribosyltransferase, whose product MSHESLCFADRVDAGRRLAAAIGPEGFADPLVMALPRGGVPVAFEVAAILGAPLELLIVRKIGAPGHAEFGLGALVDGDEPQLVLNAEAMRLVSPSKEYLKAETARQRLELERRRRLYLGDRPRISPEKRNVVIVDDGIATGGTVSAAVQALRKAGAAALMIAVPVAPPSAIASLRRQVDRVVCLATPHPFHAVSIYYDDFEQTTDAEVIALMGRAKGEGPGSAEGNGSTGSDEIE is encoded by the coding sequence ATGTCCCATGAGAGCCTTTGCTTTGCAGACAGGGTCGATGCCGGCCGAAGACTCGCCGCGGCGATAGGACCGGAGGGCTTTGCCGATCCGCTGGTGATGGCGCTGCCGCGCGGCGGCGTGCCGGTTGCCTTCGAGGTGGCGGCGATCCTCGGTGCCCCGCTCGAACTCCTGATCGTGCGGAAGATCGGTGCTCCCGGACATGCCGAATTCGGTCTCGGCGCGCTCGTCGATGGCGACGAGCCGCAGCTGGTCCTCAATGCCGAAGCGATGCGCCTCGTCAGTCCTTCCAAGGAATATCTCAAAGCCGAGACGGCGCGTCAGCGCCTCGAACTGGAGCGCCGCCGCAGGCTTTATCTGGGGGATCGGCCGCGCATTTCGCCGGAGAAACGCAACGTCGTCATCGTCGACGACGGGATTGCCACCGGCGGGACAGTAAGCGCTGCCGTTCAGGCACTCCGGAAGGCGGGCGCTGCGGCGCTGATGATCGCCGTTCCGGTGGCTCCGCCGAGTGCGATCGCCAGCCTCCGCCGTCAAGTCGACCGGGTCGTCTGCCTCGCGACGCCCCATCCCTTCCATGCCGTCAGCATCTACTACGACGATTTCGAGCAAACCACCGACGCCGAGGTGATCGCCCTCATGGGGCGCGCCAAGGGGGAGGGCCCAGGAAGCGCAGAGGGAAACGGCTCGACGGGTTCAGATGAAATTGAGTGA
- a CDS encoding CreA family protein has protein sequence MFRRTRTLLIAASLSLLAATTLPVRAETVGKVGVDWLGNDIKIDAVRDPKVNGVTCHVTYFDRSVIDRLKNGNWFEDPSNNSIACRQTGPIAIGDIDLSNEGEEVFRSGLSLIWKDLLVTRIYDKANDTLIYLAHSRQLTDGSAKMSITTVPLFGQTVTWEKGRPQ, from the coding sequence ATGTTCCGCCGCACCCGCACCCTGCTTATCGCTGCCTCGCTGTCCTTGCTGGCCGCGACCACCCTGCCTGTTCGCGCCGAGACGGTGGGCAAAGTCGGCGTCGACTGGCTCGGCAACGATATCAAGATCGACGCCGTGCGCGATCCGAAGGTGAACGGCGTCACCTGCCACGTCACCTATTTCGACCGCAGCGTCATCGATCGCTTGAAGAACGGCAACTGGTTCGAGGATCCCTCGAATAATTCGATCGCCTGCCGCCAAACCGGGCCGATCGCCATCGGCGATATCGATCTGTCGAACGAGGGAGAGGAAGTCTTCCGTTCCGGCCTGTCGCTGATCTGGAAGGATCTGCTCGTGACCCGCATCTACGACAAGGCCAATGACACATTGATCTATCTTGCGCACTCGCGCCAATTGACCGACGGGTCTGCCAAGATGTCGATCACGACCGTGCCGCTCTTCGGCCAGACCGTCACTTGGGAAAAGGGCCGCCCCCAATAG
- a CDS encoding GGDEF domain-containing protein, which produces MSIFPAISVIAHLALLPALLSLRSSETAGAREFSIACALSAIAIALLTAATSFSVPLVAIPGHAAMTAAFFAILLGLRRLVDQSVSIGFCATLAFAAAAAGLLVDLGGQDSFGVRMFVIAGCGAALLVVIGLPILDGGAREKPAFRAVATGLLAVALTGLVHAVGSAPEASPDAPFSAAALAFEFSLAFLQIFFLPALFVAVILTIDNRVIASLRTMLARDPLTGALSRRALIEDGERTIADCLARHRPAAFLQLDLDYFKQINDHYGHACGDMALAHFVETVSAFLDGRGIFGRIGGEEFGIVLPDHTEERATAVAEAICRAVRDTPVGRAHQRIRLTVSIGIAAALAGDTIMDVMIRADLALYDSKADGRDRCSIARHRQVDASARALAAAAAQLREADTHREQLRQTA; this is translated from the coding sequence ATGAGCATTTTCCCTGCCATATCGGTCATTGCGCATTTGGCACTTCTGCCCGCCCTTCTAAGCCTGCGAAGCTCCGAGACAGCAGGGGCGCGGGAATTCTCGATCGCCTGTGCACTATCGGCGATTGCAATTGCTCTGCTGACGGCGGCGACGTCGTTCAGCGTCCCCCTGGTCGCGATACCCGGCCATGCGGCGATGACAGCTGCCTTTTTCGCCATTCTTCTTGGCCTTCGCCGGCTCGTCGACCAGTCGGTCTCCATCGGCTTCTGTGCCACGCTCGCATTTGCGGCCGCCGCGGCCGGCCTTCTCGTCGATCTGGGCGGTCAAGACAGCTTCGGCGTACGCATGTTCGTCATCGCCGGCTGCGGCGCGGCTCTCCTTGTCGTCATCGGCCTGCCAATCCTTGACGGAGGGGCCAGGGAAAAGCCGGCATTTCGAGCCGTGGCAACCGGCTTGCTGGCGGTTGCCCTTACGGGGCTCGTTCACGCCGTCGGGTCCGCGCCCGAAGCGTCCCCTGACGCCCCCTTCTCCGCCGCAGCGCTCGCCTTCGAATTCTCCCTCGCCTTCCTGCAGATATTCTTCCTCCCCGCCCTTTTCGTCGCCGTGATCCTGACGATTGACAACCGCGTTATCGCCAGCCTGAGAACAATGCTCGCCCGCGACCCTTTGACGGGCGCCTTGTCGCGCAGAGCGCTTATCGAAGACGGAGAACGCACGATCGCCGACTGCCTTGCCCGTCATCGCCCGGCTGCCTTCCTCCAGCTCGATCTCGACTATTTCAAGCAGATCAACGACCACTACGGCCACGCTTGCGGCGACATGGCGCTCGCCCATTTCGTCGAGACCGTTTCCGCATTCCTCGACGGGCGCGGAATCTTTGGGCGGATCGGGGGCGAGGAATTCGGGATCGTGCTGCCGGACCATACGGAGGAGCGGGCGACAGCCGTCGCCGAGGCGATCTGCCGCGCCGTACGCGATACGCCAGTCGGCCGCGCGCATCAGCGCATCCGCTTGACGGTCAGCATCGGCATCGCTGCCGCATTAGCCGGCGACACGATCATGGACGTGATGATCCGCGCGGACCTGGCACTTTATGACTCCAAGGCCGATGGCCGCGATCGCTGCTCGATCGCCAGGCATCGCCAAGTCGATGCGAGCGCCCGCGCACTTGCAGCGGCTGCCGCGCAACTCAGAGAAGCCGACACTCACCGGGAGCAGTTGCGCCAGACTGCATGA